A genomic segment from Gracilinanus agilis isolate LMUSP501 chromosome 1, AgileGrace, whole genome shotgun sequence encodes:
- the LOC123233116 gene encoding thioredoxin-like — MVKTIENMENFYSELKEAGEKLVVVDFSATWCGPCKMIKPFFHSLYEKYPEVVFIEVDVDDCQDVAAECEVKCMPTFQFYKNGVKVGEFSGANKEKLESTINELK, encoded by the exons ATGGTGAAAACAATCGAGAACATG GAAAACTTTTACTCTGAATTGAAAGAGGCTGGAGAAAAATTAGTAGTAGTTGACTTCTCAGCCACATGGTGTGGTCCATGCAAAATGATCAAGCCTTTCTTTCAT TCACTTTATGAAAAGTACCCAGAGGTAGTCTTCATAGAAGTGGATGTTGATGACTGTCAG GATGTTGCTGCAGAGTGCGAAGTGAAATGCATGCCAACATTTCAGTTCTATAAAAATGGTGTAAAG GTGGGTGAATTTTCTGGAGCCAACAAGGAAAAGCTCGAATCAACCATTAATGAATTGAAGTAA